From Salinirubellus salinus, the proteins below share one genomic window:
- the hutG gene encoding formimidoylglutamase, translating to MSGLTSAPRWRSPSRDPNDETFGDVVEPVEDVRSEGGEYDAVLVGEPFDRGVVGRKGAAQAPHAIRQALAGVKTHHLGGHGVGTVGDAGDAFVAVDSGDDLPETTRDLQRHLRVVAGYLHEAETFPVFLGGDNSLTYANCLPLLGEGSLGVVNLDAHLDVRERHEDATSGTPYRQLFAAGLDAYACVGARHFETSGHYAEYVENRGGVVVTSDEVGQDVASAAERALEAMRDVDRIYLSLDVDVLDATAAPGVSAPTPGGITTRECFGLLSTLAREERLAGFEVVECAPPLDREGRTVDAAARAVAHVLAGRQAGIAERAAAGEGETAR from the coding sequence ATGAGCGGCCTCACCAGCGCCCCGAGGTGGCGGAGCCCCTCGCGCGACCCGAACGACGAGACGTTCGGCGATGTCGTCGAACCGGTCGAGGACGTCCGGAGCGAGGGGGGCGAGTACGACGCAGTCCTCGTCGGTGAACCGTTCGACCGCGGCGTCGTCGGGCGGAAGGGAGCGGCGCAGGCGCCACACGCCATCCGGCAGGCGCTCGCCGGCGTCAAGACCCACCACTTGGGCGGTCACGGCGTCGGCACCGTCGGGGACGCGGGTGACGCGTTCGTCGCCGTCGACTCCGGCGACGACCTCCCCGAGACGACCCGTGACCTGCAGCGACACCTCCGCGTGGTCGCCGGCTACCTCCACGAGGCGGAGACGTTCCCGGTCTTCCTCGGCGGCGACAACTCGCTCACCTACGCCAACTGTCTCCCCCTGCTGGGCGAGGGGTCGCTGGGCGTGGTGAACCTCGACGCACATCTCGACGTGCGCGAGCGGCACGAGGACGCCACCAGCGGCACCCCCTACCGCCAGCTGTTCGCGGCGGGACTGGACGCCTACGCCTGCGTCGGTGCCCGGCACTTCGAGACCTCGGGCCACTACGCCGAGTACGTCGAGAACCGTGGTGGCGTCGTCGTGACGAGCGACGAGGTGGGACAGGACGTGGCGAGCGCGGCCGAACGCGCCCTCGAAGCGATGCGGGACGTCGACCGTATCTACCTCAGCCTCGACGTGGACGTGCTGGACGCGACGGCCGCACCGGGTGTCAGCGCGCCCACGCCGGGCGGCATCACCACCCGCGAGTGCTTCGGATTGCTCTCGACGCTCGCCCGCGAGGAGCGACTCGCCGGCTTCGAGGTGGTCGAGTGTGCCCCGCCGCTTGACAGGGAGGGCCGGACCGTCGACGCCGCTGCACGGGCCGTCGCGCACGTCCTCGCCGGCCGGCAGGCGGGAATCGCCGAGCGAGCGGCGGCCGGCGAGGGGGAGACGGCCCGATGA
- a CDS encoding ribbon-helix-helix protein, CopG family yields the protein MGNKNKTISFRVNEDAFETLREIAEERDISLSAVFRDYVDMLVAHDGQVQVVPKHELNEASASSPAESFPPKVEVPKSFVREHERLELEAEHLREQLDEYKRYVTRLSQRLDEQEDEEIIMLDDLDDEDAEDQPFRLG from the coding sequence ATGGGCAACAAGAACAAGACCATCTCCTTCCGGGTCAACGAGGACGCCTTCGAGACCCTGCGGGAGATAGCCGAGGAGCGGGACATCTCGCTCTCGGCGGTGTTCCGCGACTACGTGGATATGCTCGTTGCCCACGATGGCCAGGTCCAGGTCGTCCCCAAGCACGAGCTGAACGAGGCGAGCGCCTCGTCACCCGCCGAATCGTTCCCGCCGAAGGTGGAGGTGCCCAAGTCGTTCGTCCGCGAACACGAGCGACTCGAACTCGAGGCCGAACACCTCCGCGAGCAACTCGACGAGTACAAGCGCTACGTCACCCGGCTCAGCCAGCGCCTCGACGAACAGGAGGACGAGGAGATAATCATGCTCGACGACCTCGACGACGAGGACGCCGAGGACCAGCCGTTCCGTCTGGGCTGA
- the hutH gene encoding histidine ammonia-lyase: MTEVVLDGESLTVAAVVAVAREDATVAVSDAARERVRAARDRVEAVLDTDEPVYGLNTGFGDLVDTRIPRERVADLQTNLVRSHAAGTGPELPREAVRALLLTRVNALVKGYSGVREVVVDHLVTLLNERVHPVVPSRGSLGASGDLAPLAHVARLLLGEGAADVEGASDGEWVPERLPGDEALATAGLEPLGLRAKEGLALVNGTQLTLGLAALLVHDAERLCRAADAAGALTTEVTMGSTVPVEDAIQRVRPHAGQAASARAVRRLCAGSEVVESHRNCDRVQDAYSIRCLPQVHGAVRDAVAHLRAAVETELNSATDNPLVFPAGDISRHTSGTDAADVVSGGNFHGEVLALRLDYVRSALTELAAIAERRVDRLLNPHVQEAHLPPYLTPESGLESGLMIAQYTAASCLAECRSVSTPATDTTPVSGGQEDHVSMSATSAHATRRTLGWARTVVGVELLCAAQAAEFVEEGLAHGDGTAAVYDAVREVVPPLDGDRSLAGDIDACDALVANGALDAAVAEALGSASLAWDQDR, translated from the coding sequence GTGACTGAGGTGGTGCTGGACGGCGAGTCCCTCACGGTGGCGGCGGTGGTCGCCGTCGCCCGCGAGGACGCCACTGTGGCGGTGAGCGACGCGGCACGCGAGCGGGTCCGTGCGGCCCGCGACCGAGTTGAGGCCGTCCTCGATACCGACGAGCCGGTCTACGGGCTGAACACGGGGTTCGGCGACCTCGTCGACACGCGCATCCCGCGCGAGCGGGTCGCCGACCTCCAGACGAACCTCGTCCGCAGCCACGCGGCCGGCACCGGCCCAGAACTCCCCCGCGAGGCCGTCCGGGCGCTCCTGCTGACCCGCGTGAACGCGCTCGTGAAGGGCTACTCCGGCGTCCGCGAGGTGGTCGTCGACCACCTCGTAACCTTGCTGAACGAGCGGGTCCACCCCGTCGTGCCCTCCCGTGGGAGTCTCGGTGCGAGCGGCGACCTCGCGCCACTGGCACACGTCGCGCGCCTCCTGCTCGGCGAGGGCGCGGCCGACGTGGAGGGCGCCAGCGACGGCGAGTGGGTCCCCGAGCGCCTCCCCGGCGACGAGGCACTCGCCACAGCTGGGCTCGAACCGCTCGGCCTCCGGGCGAAGGAGGGCCTCGCGCTGGTCAACGGGACCCAGCTCACGCTCGGGCTGGCCGCGCTGCTGGTCCACGACGCCGAGCGACTCTGCCGGGCCGCCGACGCCGCCGGCGCACTCACGACGGAGGTGACGATGGGGTCGACCGTCCCCGTCGAGGACGCCATCCAGCGGGTCCGACCCCACGCCGGGCAGGCCGCGAGCGCCCGCGCCGTCCGCCGGCTCTGTGCCGGCTCCGAGGTCGTGGAGTCACACCGCAACTGCGACCGGGTGCAGGACGCCTACTCCATCCGGTGTCTCCCGCAGGTCCACGGCGCCGTGAGGGACGCGGTAGCCCACCTCCGCGCGGCCGTCGAGACGGAACTGAACAGCGCCACGGACAACCCCCTCGTCTTCCCGGCCGGCGACATCTCCCGCCACACCTCGGGGACCGACGCGGCGGACGTGGTCTCCGGCGGCAACTTCCACGGCGAGGTGCTCGCCCTGCGTCTCGACTACGTCCGGAGCGCGCTGACCGAACTCGCCGCCATCGCCGAGCGCCGCGTCGACCGCCTGCTGAACCCACACGTTCAGGAAGCGCACCTGCCGCCGTACCTCACCCCCGAGAGCGGTCTGGAGTCGGGGCTGATGATCGCTCAGTACACCGCCGCGTCCTGTCTCGCGGAGTGTCGGAGCGTCTCGACACCGGCCACGGACACGACGCCCGTCTCCGGCGGACAGGAGGACCACGTCAGCATGTCGGCGACGAGCGCCCACGCCACGCGGCGGACCCTCGGTTGGGCACGCACCGTCGTCGGCGTCGAACTGCTCTGTGCGGCGCAGGCCGCCGAGTTCGTCGAGGAGGGACTCGCGCACGGCGACGGGACGGCGGCCGTCTACGACGCGGTCCGCGAGGTGG
- a CDS encoding DUF5814 domain-containing protein produces MAITDKIYVKNHRQLASQLETNFPKSAFSGATLDLLFRGENLAKLDDATQERVLDFATDFMDCDCQSNPHCGHPQEKFIRYLLELREQGLGPDAIVDVMGQDYMLYAYPGDVLGFLDDAVRTLEAVEELAEVDGRQEAADEAREKKRRLT; encoded by the coding sequence GTGGCCATCACGGACAAGATCTACGTGAAGAACCACCGGCAGTTGGCCTCGCAGCTGGAGACCAACTTCCCCAAGAGTGCCTTCTCCGGCGCCACGCTGGACCTCCTCTTTCGCGGCGAGAACCTCGCCAAACTCGACGACGCCACGCAGGAGCGGGTGCTCGACTTCGCCACGGACTTCATGGACTGTGACTGCCAGTCCAACCCCCACTGCGGACACCCGCAGGAGAAGTTCATCCGCTACCTGCTGGAGTTGCGCGAACAGGGCCTCGGCCCGGACGCCATCGTCGACGTGATGGGACAGGACTACATGCTGTACGCGTACCCTGGCGACGTGCTGGGCTTCCTCGACGACGCGGTCCGGACGCTCGAGGCGGTGGAGGAACTCGCGGAGGTGGACGGGCGGCAGGAGGCGGCCGACGAGGCGCGGGAGAAGAAACGGCGGCTGACCTGA
- a CDS encoding PAS domain S-box protein, with protein MTVDTDTSDASQYRRRLYQVLAEESVTLSERVVAALEVGREYLGVENGHVARIDRDRDRREVYLSTGDADGVVTEGEVSALATSYCRVTLERESPLAMSDVPAEPGWEDRYAEHGVGCYLGVELTLGEETFGTLCFVDRDARSRSFTEAERSFAELVARSVERELASARYEDRLDEHREAIDTRERRLERSERKYESLVETAPDAIVLVDTDTEELAEANAAAADLTGYAERDLVSTAWRELVVGVAPDDDDVGDRLVDRLVAADGPVDSHPDGSPLRVRHRDGSAIPVEVSASHVTLDDGQYVQAVFRDVTERRERQRELRLKDRAIEEAQVGITIAEAGEAEDPLVYANPEFTRLTGYDREAVIGRDCRLLQGERTNGGTTAALGEAIEAGEPVQQEVLNYRADGTPFWNEVTVTPVHDADGDVTHFVGFQRDVTERKRRETLVSVLNRVLRHNLRNDMTVVRGHAALLASEYDGPVAESGETIAETAEELVALSEKARTLEQVADDPGDPAERDPVTVAESVVDRVREQYPEADIAVRTAAESVPPVLGTDRLERALFEVVENAAQHAGAASTVRVVVATDDDGVTVRVSDEGPGLASNERAVLDGRSETPLEHGTGLGLWLANWIVTGIGGELEVVDPEGEGTTLEVGLRTATQRAVEAGEPTPSAIGLDD; from the coding sequence ATGACCGTCGACACCGACACCAGCGACGCATCACAGTATCGACGCCGACTGTACCAGGTACTGGCCGAGGAGTCGGTCACGCTCTCGGAGCGTGTGGTCGCCGCGCTCGAGGTCGGCCGCGAGTACCTCGGCGTCGAGAACGGCCACGTCGCCCGCATCGACCGCGACCGTGACCGGCGGGAGGTGTACCTGAGCACCGGGGACGCGGACGGCGTCGTCACCGAGGGGGAGGTGTCGGCCCTCGCGACGAGTTACTGTCGGGTGACGCTGGAGCGGGAATCGCCGCTGGCGATGTCGGACGTCCCGGCCGAGCCGGGGTGGGAGGACCGCTACGCCGAACACGGCGTCGGGTGTTACCTCGGGGTGGAACTCACTCTCGGGGAGGAGACGTTCGGGACGCTCTGTTTCGTCGACCGGGACGCCCGTTCCCGGTCGTTCACCGAGGCCGAGCGGTCGTTCGCGGAACTGGTGGCTCGCTCCGTCGAGCGGGAACTCGCCTCGGCGCGCTACGAGGACCGACTCGACGAGCACCGCGAGGCCATCGACACGCGAGAGCGCCGACTCGAACGGTCGGAGCGGAAGTACGAGTCGCTGGTCGAGACGGCGCCCGACGCCATCGTGCTGGTCGACACCGACACCGAGGAACTGGCGGAGGCGAACGCGGCCGCGGCGGACCTGACCGGCTACGCCGAGCGGGACCTGGTGAGCACCGCGTGGCGGGAACTGGTCGTCGGCGTGGCGCCGGACGACGACGACGTGGGCGACCGACTCGTGGACCGGCTGGTGGCGGCCGACGGACCCGTCGACAGCCACCCGGACGGCTCGCCCCTGCGGGTCCGACACCGCGACGGCTCAGCCATCCCCGTCGAGGTGAGCGCGAGTCACGTCACGCTCGACGACGGGCAGTACGTGCAGGCGGTGTTCCGCGACGTGACCGAGCGCCGCGAGCGCCAGCGTGAACTCCGGCTGAAGGACCGGGCCATCGAGGAGGCACAGGTCGGCATCACCATCGCCGAGGCGGGCGAAGCCGAGGACCCGCTCGTGTACGCCAACCCGGAGTTCACTCGGCTGACGGGGTACGACCGGGAGGCGGTCATCGGCCGTGACTGCCGGCTCTTGCAGGGCGAGCGGACGAACGGGGGGACCACCGCGGCGCTCGGCGAGGCCATCGAGGCTGGCGAGCCGGTCCAGCAGGAGGTGCTGAACTACCGGGCCGACGGGACGCCGTTCTGGAACGAGGTGACGGTCACGCCGGTCCACGACGCGGACGGCGACGTGACTCACTTCGTCGGCTTCCAGCGGGACGTGACCGAGCGCAAGCGGCGGGAGACGCTCGTCTCGGTCCTGAACCGGGTCCTTCGGCACAACCTGCGCAACGACATGACCGTGGTCCGGGGGCACGCGGCGTTGCTCGCGTCGGAGTACGACGGCCCCGTCGCCGAGTCCGGGGAGACCATCGCCGAGACGGCAGAGGAACTCGTCGCGCTCAGCGAGAAGGCCCGGACGCTCGAGCAGGTCGCCGACGACCCCGGCGACCCCGCCGAGCGTGACCCGGTGACGGTGGCCGAGTCCGTGGTCGACCGGGTCCGCGAGCAGTACCCCGAGGCCGACATCGCGGTTCGCACCGCCGCGGAGTCGGTTCCGCCGGTGCTCGGCACCGACCGGCTGGAGCGTGCCCTGTTCGAGGTCGTCGAGAACGCCGCCCAGCACGCCGGGGCGGCCTCGACGGTGCGCGTCGTGGTCGCGACGGACGACGACGGGGTCACCGTCCGGGTCTCGGACGAGGGACCGGGGCTGGCCTCCAACGAGCGGGCGGTCCTCGACGGCCGCTCGGAGACGCCGCTCGAACACGGGACGGGACTGGGCCTCTGGCTCGCCAACTGGATCGTCACGGGCATCGGCGGTGAACTCGAGGTGGTCGACCCCGAAGGCGAGGGGACGACCCTCGAGGTCGGGTTGCGGACCGCGACCCAGCGGGCGGTCGAGGCGGGCGAACCGACCCCCTCGGCCATCGGGCTCGACGACTGA
- the hutU gene encoding urocanate hydratase: protein MSHPDAEPRPENRIGEPSEEWRRYQGSPTGTDLECRGWRQEAALRLLNNNLDPEVAEKPEELVVYGGTGRAARSWDAYDAILRELRELGDEETLLVQSGKPVGRFRTHERAPRVLIANSNLVGKWDDWEHFHELEAEGLLMYGQMTAGSWAYIGTQGILQGTYETLAEAGRQHFPDREGLAGTVTVTAGLGGMGGAQPLAVTMNGGVCIAAEVDERRIDRRIETGYCMDRAPDLETAIERAEAAAEAGDPYSVAVHQNAADFLEAMLDRGFVPDLLTDQTSAHDELEGYYPSGYTVAEADDLRESDPEAYVEASLDTMARHVRAMLALQDRGAVTFEYGNNIRGQVEEYRGVEEAFDFPGFVPAYVRPLFCRGKGPFRWLALSGEPADIHRTDEAIRELFPEDEALLRWIDLAAEQVQFQGLPSRVCWLGYRTDEEGLTERARFALRINDLVREGEISAPIVVTRDHLDAGSVASPNRETEAMRDGSDAVADWPILNALLNCAAGADIVSVHDGGGVGIGNSLHANNHVVLDGTDLAAEKARAVFTTDPGMGVIRHADAGYEDAIDEAERSGVHIPMRREEGDDA from the coding sequence ATGAGCCACCCCGACGCGGAGCCACGACCCGAGAACCGAATCGGCGAACCGAGCGAGGAGTGGCGGCGATACCAGGGGTCGCCGACCGGAACGGACCTCGAGTGTCGAGGCTGGCGACAGGAGGCCGCGCTCCGACTCCTGAACAACAACCTCGACCCCGAGGTGGCCGAGAAACCCGAGGAGCTCGTGGTCTACGGCGGCACCGGCCGCGCGGCCCGGTCGTGGGACGCCTACGACGCCATCCTCCGCGAGTTGCGCGAACTCGGCGACGAGGAGACCCTGCTCGTCCAGTCGGGCAAGCCCGTCGGGCGGTTCCGGACCCACGAGCGTGCCCCTCGCGTCCTCATCGCCAACTCCAACCTCGTCGGGAAGTGGGACGACTGGGAGCACTTCCACGAACTCGAGGCCGAGGGCCTGTTGATGTACGGCCAGATGACTGCCGGGTCGTGGGCCTACATCGGAACGCAGGGCATCCTCCAGGGGACCTACGAGACGCTCGCCGAGGCGGGTCGTCAGCACTTCCCGGACCGCGAGGGGTTGGCAGGCACCGTCACCGTCACCGCCGGCCTCGGTGGGATGGGCGGTGCCCAGCCGCTCGCGGTGACGATGAACGGCGGGGTCTGCATCGCCGCGGAGGTCGACGAGCGCCGTATCGACCGGCGCATCGAGACGGGCTACTGTATGGACCGGGCACCGGACCTCGAGACGGCCATCGAGCGCGCGGAGGCGGCGGCCGAGGCGGGCGACCCCTACAGCGTCGCGGTCCACCAGAACGCCGCGGACTTCCTCGAGGCGATGCTGGACCGGGGGTTCGTCCCGGACCTCCTGACCGACCAGACGAGCGCCCACGACGAACTCGAGGGGTACTACCCCTCGGGCTACACGGTCGCCGAGGCCGACGACCTCCGCGAGTCGGACCCCGAGGCCTACGTCGAGGCCAGTCTCGACACGATGGCCCGACACGTCCGCGCGATGCTCGCCCTGCAGGACCGGGGCGCCGTCACGTTCGAGTACGGCAACAACATCCGCGGACAGGTCGAGGAGTACCGCGGCGTGGAGGAGGCCTTCGACTTCCCCGGCTTCGTCCCGGCGTACGTCCGCCCGCTGTTCTGTCGCGGGAAGGGGCCGTTCCGCTGGCTCGCGCTCTCGGGCGAGCCGGCCGACATCCACCGGACGGACGAGGCCATCCGCGAGCTGTTCCCCGAGGACGAGGCCCTGCTGCGCTGGATCGACCTCGCCGCGGAGCAGGTCCAGTTCCAGGGCCTCCCGAGTCGCGTCTGCTGGCTCGGCTACCGGACCGACGAGGAGGGCCTGACCGAGCGGGCACGGTTCGCCCTGCGCATCAACGACCTCGTCCGCGAGGGGGAGATATCCGCACCCATCGTCGTCACGCGCGACCACCTCGACGCCGGGAGCGTCGCGTCACCGAACCGCGAGACAGAGGCGATGCGCGACGGGAGCGACGCCGTCGCGGACTGGCCCATCCTGAACGCTCTGCTGAACTGCGCGGCGGGTGCGGACATCGTGAGCGTCCACGACGGCGGCGGGGTCGGCATCGGGAACTCGCTCCACGCGAACAACCACGTCGTCCTCGACGGCACCGACCTCGCCGCCGAGAAGGCACGTGCCGTGTTCACCACGGACCCCGGCATGGGCGTGATCCGTCACGCGGACGCGGGCTACGAGGACGCCATCGACGAGGCCGAGCGCTCGGGCGTCCACATCCCGATGCGCCGAGAGGAGGGAGACGACGCATGA
- the hutI gene encoding imidazolonepropionase has protein sequence MSPTLDAVVHDAAEVFVGPNDDGTGPETVEDGAVAIADGRVVAVGPTDAVTREHPPENAVAAVDASGGTVLPGFVDSHTHALFAGDRSDEFAAKLRGATYADILAEGGGILRTVRAVREASDEALLRGLLDRLDTVLATGTTTLEVKSGYGLDTETELRMLAVLAAADARHPVDVVPTFMGAHAVPESDETDAYVEAVVTEQLPAVAEQGVAEFCDVFCEEGVFSVAQSRRILEAGVEHGLVPKVHAEELTHQGGAALAAELGAVSADHLLHATREDARVLAETDVTAVLLPGTAFSLGAEYADPARFREAGATVAVASDFNPNCYAPSMPFAVTLACVGMGMAPDEAVLAATNGGASALDRADRGTLREGALGDCVVLAAPSHVHVPYRFGDTPVAAVLKEGVVVRD, from the coding sequence ATGAGTCCGACGCTAGACGCGGTTGTCCACGACGCCGCGGAGGTGTTCGTCGGTCCGAACGACGACGGGACCGGACCAGAGACGGTCGAGGACGGCGCCGTCGCCATCGCGGACGGCCGCGTCGTCGCCGTCGGCCCCACCGACGCGGTGACCCGCGAACACCCACCCGAGAACGCCGTCGCGGCCGTCGACGCGAGCGGCGGGACCGTCCTGCCGGGGTTCGTCGACAGCCACACCCACGCGCTGTTCGCAGGCGACCGCTCGGACGAGTTCGCCGCGAAACTCCGGGGGGCCACGTACGCCGACATCCTCGCGGAGGGGGGCGGCATCCTCCGCACCGTCCGCGCGGTCAGGGAGGCGAGCGACGAGGCGCTCCTCAGGGGGCTGCTGGACCGACTCGACACGGTGCTCGCCACGGGCACGACGACGCTGGAGGTGAAGTCGGGCTACGGCCTCGACACCGAGACGGAGCTCCGGATGCTCGCGGTACTGGCCGCGGCCGACGCCCGCCACCCGGTCGACGTGGTGCCCACGTTCATGGGCGCCCACGCGGTGCCCGAGAGCGACGAGACCGACGCGTACGTCGAGGCCGTGGTCACGGAGCAGCTCCCGGCCGTCGCCGAGCAGGGCGTCGCCGAGTTCTGCGACGTGTTCTGCGAGGAGGGCGTCTTCTCCGTCGCGCAGTCGCGGCGAATCCTCGAGGCGGGGGTGGAACACGGCCTCGTGCCGAAGGTCCACGCCGAGGAACTCACCCACCAGGGCGGGGCGGCGCTCGCGGCCGAACTCGGCGCGGTCAGCGCCGACCACCTGCTCCACGCGACCCGCGAGGACGCCCGCGTGCTGGCCGAGACGGACGTGACGGCCGTGCTCCTCCCCGGCACGGCGTTCTCGCTCGGCGCCGAGTACGCCGACCCCGCGCGGTTCCGGGAGGCGGGCGCGACGGTCGCCGTCGCCAGCGACTTCAATCCGAACTGCTACGCGCCGTCGATGCCGTTCGCGGTGACGCTGGCCTGCGTCGGGATGGGGATGGCGCCGGACGAGGCCGTCCTCGCGGCCACCAACGGCGGGGCGAGCGCGCTCGACCGAGCCGACCGCGGGACGCTCCGCGAGGGCGCGCTCGGGGACTGTGTCGTCCTCGCCGCACCTTCGCACGTCCACGTCCCCTACCGGTTCGGTGACACGCCGGTCGCCGCCGTTCTCAAGGAGGGGGTGGTCGTCCGTGACTGA